The Acidobacteriota bacterium genome includes a window with the following:
- the tnpA gene encoding IS200/IS605 family transposase: protein MPNTYFNLQFHLVFSTQGRHPWISDDWREAMWAYMGGICRNRGAIALAVGGIAEHAHMLVGFKPTHRLCDLIREIKGGSSEWVHTVQNAPWFDWQDGYAAFSVSASQVPAVRKYILNQETHHLTVSPRDELLQLIQRHGISLDARFIL, encoded by the coding sequence ATGCCCAACACTTATTTCAATCTTCAGTTTCATCTGGTGTTTTCCACTCAGGGCCGTCACCCTTGGATTTCCGATGATTGGCGAGAGGCCATGTGGGCCTATATGGGTGGCATCTGCCGTAATCGGGGTGCGATCGCCCTTGCGGTCGGCGGCATCGCGGAACATGCCCACATGCTTGTGGGATTCAAGCCCACCCATCGACTTTGTGATCTAATCCGGGAAATCAAGGGTGGATCATCTGAATGGGTTCACACAGTTCAAAACGCACCATGGTTCGACTGGCAAGACGGCTATGCGGCGTTTTCCGTCAGCGCCTCACAGGTGCCGGCTGTTCGAAAGTATATTCTGAATCAGGAAACGCACCATCTGACCGTCTCACCACGAGATGAACTACTCCAGCTGATCCAGCGACACGGCATCTCATTGGACGCCCGCTTTATTCTATAA
- a CDS encoding glycoside hydrolase, translating to MDSMEIQPKRNDPLHVLILWHMHQPIYKGVGDGGFLLPWVRLHALKDYYDMVDVLADFPGVHVTFNLVPSLMEQIQDYADRDATDPFLDLSLKPAAELTADDRLFLLKNFFSLNFDQMVQPYARYKELFEKRGHVGDLDKLREKTALFTEPDYRDLQVWFNLAWCGHRLQQSPEIQTLLSEGRNFSEADKRRLLEAQRRFIGQVLPAYQAAAARGQVEVSTSPYYHPILPLLCDINSAREALPNIELPRHDFHHPEDAVWHVQQAVRAHQRLFGARPAGMWPSEGSVSEEMLAIARAEGIRWVATDEEILHASLRRSGLLREGDPFLPERKYLQYRCGDAADSVHIFFRDHLLSDMIGFTYSTYDGEAAADDLVSRLLLIRKLLPDDARRFAVPIILDGENAWEHYADNGVPFLRALYARLERSPFLKAVSFSEHLALGEAAPVLPKVRAGSWIFGSFSTWVGHPEKNRGWDLLAATRKKLAEVSLTLPADDAARRRDFQRALEHVMVAEGSDWFWWYGEDHFSEYDREFDQLFRAHLEKAWRQLGLQPPDELAAPIIQKVSRFKVQRPFELLTPVLDGFITDYFEWLAAGYFSNQYAFTTMQQVHKIFNGFHFGFDHHNLYIRLDVETAILNDKKYPFRIEIHFSKPGDLFYRMVKDTRRKKLVYEQVTVDDSGTEAARRPCGLVGVRQIVELGVPLADIGIHENQVIEFALKIFIGDNLAERMPHQGFLAQKIAIDDLEKYYWLV from the coding sequence ATGGACAGCATGGAAATTCAGCCCAAGCGGAACGACCCGCTGCACGTGCTCATCCTGTGGCACATGCACCAGCCCATCTACAAGGGCGTGGGCGACGGCGGGTTCCTCCTGCCGTGGGTCCGCCTCCACGCGCTCAAGGACTACTACGACATGGTGGACGTGCTGGCCGACTTCCCCGGCGTGCACGTCACCTTCAATCTGGTCCCCTCCCTCATGGAGCAGATCCAGGACTACGCCGATCGGGACGCCACCGACCCGTTTCTGGACCTCAGCCTTAAGCCGGCCGCTGAGCTGACCGCCGACGATCGGCTGTTCCTGCTGAAGAATTTCTTTTCCCTGAATTTCGACCAGATGGTCCAGCCGTACGCGCGCTACAAGGAGCTGTTCGAAAAACGCGGCCACGTCGGCGACCTGGACAAGCTGCGCGAGAAGACCGCCCTGTTCACCGAGCCGGACTACCGTGACCTCCAGGTGTGGTTCAACCTGGCCTGGTGCGGCCACCGCCTGCAGCAGTCGCCGGAGATCCAGACGCTCCTGTCGGAGGGGCGCAACTTCAGCGAGGCCGACAAACGGCGGCTGCTCGAGGCGCAGCGCCGGTTCATCGGCCAGGTGCTGCCCGCCTACCAGGCGGCCGCGGCGCGCGGGCAGGTCGAGGTCTCCACCTCACCTTACTATCACCCCATCCTGCCCCTCCTGTGCGACATCAACTCCGCCCGCGAGGCCCTGCCCAACATCGAACTGCCCCGGCACGATTTCCACCATCCCGAGGACGCCGTCTGGCATGTCCAGCAGGCGGTCCGCGCCCACCAGCGCCTCTTCGGCGCCCGGCCGGCGGGGATGTGGCCGTCGGAGGGCTCTGTCTCCGAGGAGATGCTGGCCATCGCCCGCGCCGAGGGGATCCGCTGGGTGGCCACCGACGAGGAGATCCTGCACGCCTCGTTGCGCCGGTCCGGACTCCTGCGCGAGGGCGATCCCTTCCTGCCGGAGCGCAAGTACCTGCAGTACCGCTGCGGCGACGCCGCCGACTCGGTCCACATTTTCTTCCGCGACCACCTGCTCTCCGACATGATCGGGTTCACCTACTCGACGTACGACGGCGAGGCGGCGGCCGACGATCTGGTCAGCCGGCTGCTGCTGATCCGGAAGCTGCTGCCCGATGATGCGCGGCGCTTTGCCGTGCCCATCATCCTGGACGGCGAGAACGCCTGGGAGCATTACGCGGACAACGGAGTGCCCTTCCTGCGCGCCCTGTACGCGCGGCTGGAACGGAGCCCGTTTCTCAAGGCGGTGAGCTTTTCCGAGCACCTCGCGCTGGGCGAGGCGGCCCCGGTCCTGCCGAAGGTGCGGGCCGGCTCGTGGATCTTCGGCTCGTTCTCCACTTGGGTGGGCCACCCGGAGAAGAACCGCGGCTGGGACCTGCTGGCGGCCACGCGCAAGAAGCTCGCCGAGGTATCGCTCACGCTCCCCGCGGACGACGCCGCCCGGCGGCGCGATTTTCAGCGGGCGCTGGAGCACGTGATGGTGGCCGAAGGGAGCGACTGGTTCTGGTGGTACGGCGAAGACCATTTCTCAGAGTACGATCGGGAGTTCGACCAGCTCTTCCGAGCCCACCTCGAGAAGGCCTGGCGCCAGCTCGGCCTGCAGCCGCCCGACGAGCTGGCCGCGCCCATCATCCAGAAGGTGAGCCGGTTCAAGGTGCAGCGCCCCTTCGAGCTCCTGACGCCGGTGCTCGACGGGTTCATCACCGACTATTTCGAATGGCTGGCGGCGGGGTACTTTTCCAACCAGTACGCGTTCACGACGATGCAGCAGGTGCACAAGATCTTCAACGGATTCCATTTCGGATTCGACCATCACAACCTGTACATCCGCCTGGACGTGGAGACCGCCATCCTCAACGACAAGAAATACCCGTTCCGCATCGAGATCCATTTCAGCAAGCCGGGGGACCTGTTCTACCGCATGGTCAAGGACACCCGCCGGAAGAAGCTTGTCTACGAGCAGGTCACGGTGGACGACAGCGGCACCGAAGCCGCCCGCCGGCCGTGCGGGCTGGTGGGCGTCCGCCAGATCGTGGAACTGGGCGTGCCGCTGGCCGACATCGGGATCCATGAGAACCAGGTGATCGAGTTCGCACTCAAGATCTTCATCGGCGACAACCTGGCCGAGCGGATGCCCCATCAGGGCTTCCTGGCCCAGAAAATCGCCATCGACGATCTCGAGAAATACTACTGGTTGGTCTAG